The window AGTACGACGGGCGCCCCTCGCCGGCGCTCGCGCGGCGCTTGCGGCGCGCGTTGGCGCTGTACGAAGACGGGTGCGTATCGCGCATCGTCGTGTCGGGCGGTGCGCGGCCGGGCGACCGGACGAGCGAGGGGGCGAGCGGCGTCGTGTGGCTCGCGGCGCGCGGCGTGCCCGACGCCGCCCTCGGCGCGGAGACCCGCGCGACGACCAGCGCGGAGAACGTCCGCTTCGCGCGGCCCCTCGTCGGCGACGGCCCCGTCGTGGTGGTGACCGACGACCTGCACCTGGTGCGCTCGCTGGCGCTGGCGCGGCAGGCCGGGTGGGACGCCAGC of the Trueperaceae bacterium genome contains:
- a CDS encoding YdcF family protein produces the protein MRTSAGRLLAVAPLVLVLLVAGNLTRVLDPPAAPDCRADVALVMGAAQYDGRPSPALARRLRRALALYEDGCVSRIVVSGGARPGDRTSEGASGVVWLAARGVPDAALGAETRATTSAENVRFARPLVGDGPVVVVTDDLHLVRSLALARQAGWDASGAAAVVPSGRLRYAVREAVALTAHQLGLD